In a single window of the Mangifera indica cultivar Alphonso unplaced genomic scaffold, CATAS_Mindica_2.1 Un_0032, whole genome shotgun sequence genome:
- the LOC123206325 gene encoding vacuolar protein sorting-associated protein 2 homolog 2-like isoform X1 — protein MKILKKTINIFRKKTSPKEALRESKRDMATATRGIEREIASLQLEEKKLVAEIKKTAKTGNEAATRILARQLVRLRQQITNLQGSRAQIRGVATHTQALYASTSISTGMKGATKAMVAMNKQMEPTKQAKVIKEFQKQSAQMDMTIEMMSESIDETLDKDEAEEETEELTNQVLDEIGVDIASQLSSAPKGRIASRNAPNVVTAAPKTTTRYLPPSSSESTDVEDLEKRLASLRRI, from the exons ATGAAGATCTTGAAGAAAACCATCAACATTTTCAGGAAGAAAACCTCTCCTAAAG AGGCTTTAAGGGAGAGCAAGAGGGACATGGCCACTGCAACGAGAg GAATTGAGCGTGAGATTGCCTCTCTTCAACTGGAG GAGAAAAAATTGGTTGCGGAGATCAAGAAGACGGCTAAAACTGGAAATGAG GCTGCCACAAGAATATTAGCTCGTCAACTTGTTCGGCTACGCCAACAAATAACTAATTTGCAGGGGAGTCGTGCCCAGATTAGAGGAGTGGCAACTCATACTCAG GCTCTATATGCTAGTACTTCAATTTCTACTGGTATGAAAGGTGCAACTAAGGCAATGGTAGCAATGAACAAG CAAATGGAACCAACAAAGCAAGctaaagtgataaaagaattcCAGAAGCAGTCAGCACAAATGGACATGACG ATTGAGATGATGTCAGAGTCTATTGATGAGACATTGGACAAAGATGAGGCTGAAGAGGAGACGGAGGAGCTCACAAACCAG GTTCTTGACGAGATTGGTGTGGATATCGCATCTCAG TTATCTTCAGCTCCAAAAGGCCGGATTGCATCAAGGAATGCTCCTAACGTTGTTACAGCTGCTCCTAAAACTACAACTAGGTATCTACCTCCTTCTAG TTCCGAATCTACTGATGTTGAGGATCTCGAAAAGAGGTTGGCCTCTCTTCGCCGCATCTGA
- the LOC123206327 gene encoding uncharacterized protein LOC123206327 encodes MMQSLDSMNPQAGAYLRDIEFERWSRAYFSGYRYNIMTTNIVESFNALVRHAQGLPITMLLEFIRGTMQRWFYERRNHANEYPNFVTPQEEKKISSRLSKSTRLEVRPITQTRYQVVGFGGFMGIVNFGKMSCICRKFQFSRIPYKHAIVVARHMRLMNVNA; translated from the exons ATGATGCAATctcttgactcaatgaaccctcaagctggagcttatctacgtgaTATCGAATTTGagcgttggagtagagcgtactttTCGGGGTATCgttacaacatcatgaccactaatattgttgagtcatttaacgcccttgtcagacatgcgcAAGGCCTACCCATCACAATGCTCCTAGAGTTCATTCGTGGGaccatgcaacgatggttttacgagagaagaaaccatgcaa aCGAATAtcctaactttgtcacccctCAGGAGGAGAAGAAGATCAGTAGTCGTCTATCAAAGTCTACACGTTTGGAGGTTCGGCCAATTACACAAACTCGATATCAGGTTGTCGgttttggtggattcatgggtattgtaaACTTCGGTAAAATGTCCTGCATATGCAGAAAGTTTCAGTTTTCGCGTATTCCGTACAAACATGCCATCGttgttgcacgacatatgaggcTCATGAATGTCAATGCATGA
- the LOC123206325 gene encoding vacuolar protein sorting-associated protein 2 homolog 2-like isoform X2 has translation MKILKKTINIFRKKTSPKEALRESKRDMATATRGIEREIASLQLEEKKLVAEIKKTAKTGNEAATRILARQLVRLRQQITNLQGSRAQIRGVATHTQALYASTSISTGMKGATKAMVAMNKQMEPTKQAKVIKEFQKQSAQMDMTIEMMSESIDETLDKDEAEEETEELTNQVLDEIGVDIASQLSSAPKGRIASRNAPNVVTAAPKTTTSSESTDVEDLEKRLASLRRI, from the exons ATGAAGATCTTGAAGAAAACCATCAACATTTTCAGGAAGAAAACCTCTCCTAAAG AGGCTTTAAGGGAGAGCAAGAGGGACATGGCCACTGCAACGAGAg GAATTGAGCGTGAGATTGCCTCTCTTCAACTGGAG GAGAAAAAATTGGTTGCGGAGATCAAGAAGACGGCTAAAACTGGAAATGAG GCTGCCACAAGAATATTAGCTCGTCAACTTGTTCGGCTACGCCAACAAATAACTAATTTGCAGGGGAGTCGTGCCCAGATTAGAGGAGTGGCAACTCATACTCAG GCTCTATATGCTAGTACTTCAATTTCTACTGGTATGAAAGGTGCAACTAAGGCAATGGTAGCAATGAACAAG CAAATGGAACCAACAAAGCAAGctaaagtgataaaagaattcCAGAAGCAGTCAGCACAAATGGACATGACG ATTGAGATGATGTCAGAGTCTATTGATGAGACATTGGACAAAGATGAGGCTGAAGAGGAGACGGAGGAGCTCACAAACCAG GTTCTTGACGAGATTGGTGTGGATATCGCATCTCAG TTATCTTCAGCTCCAAAAGGCCGGATTGCATCAAGGAATGCTCCTAACGTTGTTACAGCTGCTCCTAAAACTACAACTAG TTCCGAATCTACTGATGTTGAGGATCTCGAAAAGAGGTTGGCCTCTCTTCGCCGCATCTGA